GCCGAAGAACGGCATCTTGAGTGGCGGCCATGTCCTGTTCGAGGGCCGCGACCTGTTCCGGCTCGGCGAGGCGGAGTTGCGCCGGGTGCGCGGCGGCCGCATCGCCATGGTCTACCAGAACCCCGGCGGCGCGCTGAACCCCACCCTGCGGATCGGCGAGCAGGTGGCCGAGGTGTTCCGCCTGCACGCCGGCATGAACCGCCGGAACGCCGCCGAGGCGGCGCTCGGCATGCTGCGCCGGGTGCGGATCGCCGACCCGGAGCGGGTCGCGGGCCTGTACCCCTATCAGCTCTCCGGCGGGATGCAGCAGCGCGCGGTGATCGCCATGGCGCTCGCCACCGATCCGGCCCTGCTGGTCCTGGACGAGCCGACGACCGCGCTGGACGCGACTGTCCAGGCCGACATCCTGGACCTGTTCGCCGACCTGCGGGGGGAGATGAACGCCGCCATCCTGTTCATCAGCCACAACCTGGCCGTGGTCCAGCAGGTCTGCGACCGCATCGGCGTGATGTACGCCGGCGAGCTGATCGAACAGGGCAAGGTCTCGGAGGTGTTCAAGCGGCCGCGACATCCCTATACCGCGGCGCTGTTCGACTGCATCCCCGATTTCGGCGTGCGCAAGCGCGACCGCCGGCTGGCCGGGATCGCCGGCGGCGTACCGGACCTGGCCGACCTGGGCACCGGCTGCCTGTACGAGCCGCGCTGCCTGATCTCCCGCCAGGTCTGCCGGGTCGAGCATCCCGACCTGCTGCGCGCCGGCACCCGGCACCTCAGCCGCTGCTTCTTCCATGGCGAGACCCCGGCGCCCGGCAGCGCCGCCCGCGGCCGACCGGAGCCGGTGCCGGAGCCGATCCAGGGCATGCCGCTTCTCAGCCTTGCCAGCGTCGGGCGGCGCTTCGGCCGCGCCCACATCCTCAAGGACATCGACCTGGAGATCGCGCCGGGCGAGACCTTCGGGCTGGTCGGCGAATCCGGCAGCGGCAAGTCCACGCTGGCCAAGGTGATCGCCGGGCTGGTGCCGCCCAGCGCCGGGACCGTGGCCCTGGCCGGCGAGCGGGTGGCGGGACAGGCCGGCCGGCGCACCCGGCGGCAGCGCCGCGACGTGCAGATGGTGTTCCAGACGCCGGACACGACGCTCAACCCGCGCAAGCGCGTCGCCTCGATCCTGGGCCGCGCGGTCCGGGTGCTGGCCGGCCTGGGCGGGCGGCGGAAGCGCGACCGCTCGGCGGCCCTGCTGGGCGACGTGCAGCTGCCGGCGGAAATGATGGGCGCCACCCCGGACCGGCTGTCCGGCGGCCAGCGCCAGCGGGTCGCCATCGCCCGGGCCTTCGCCGGCGACCCCCGGCTGGTGATCCTGGACGAGCCGACCTCCGCCCTGGACGTGTCGGTCCAGGCGTCGATCCTGAACCTGCTGCTCGACCTCCAGCGGGAAAGCCAGGCGGCCTACTTGTTCATCTCCCACGATCTGGCTGTGGTCCGCTACCTGTCGGATCGGATCGGCGTGATGTATCTGGGCGAGCTGGTGGAGGTCGGGCCGACCGAGCGGGTGTTCCGGCCGCCCTTCCATCCCTACACCCAGGCGCTGATCGAGGCGGTGCCCCGGCTCGGCGCCGCCGCCCCGGAGCGCGCGGTGAGCCTGGACAGGCCGGCGCCGAGCCCGGCGGACCGGCCCGAAGGCTGCCCGTTCCAAACCCGGTGCCCGCGGGCGTATGATAAGTGCCGGAACGAGGCGCCGCCCTGGCGCGACGCGGGAGGGGGACACATGATCCGGTGCTGGGTGGCGCTCGACGCGTTGGAGGCGTCACAGGTGGCAGGGATGTCGGCGACGCGGAAACCCAGGCGCGCCGGAGCGCCGCAGGCGTCCCTGCCGATCGGCCGGCGCCCATGAATCCTGCTGGCGCGGGCTCCCAAGCAGCACCCATCGCCCTCGCCGTCCGGCGTGCCTCCCTGCCGATGTACGACCTGCCGGAACTGCGGGACGCCCACGCGGCCCTGTGGAACGCCGTGGCGGGACACATGGACGAGGCCGGGCTTGACGGGGTGCCCGGCCTGCTGACCTTCGACGGCGAGCCGGCCGACCTGTGGCAGGCGCCCGACCTCTTCCTCAGCCAGACCTGCGGTCTGCCGCTGGTGACCCGGCTGGGCGGGATGGTCAGGGTCGTGGCGACGCCGCGCTACCGGGCGCCGGGATGCAGCGGCAGCCGCCACCGCGGCTTCATCGTCGTCGGCGCCGACAGCCCGGTTCAGCGGTTGGTCGAACTGCGCGGCAGCCGCTGCGTGATCAACGGCTGGGACAGCAACACCGGCATGAACATGCTGCGCGCGGCGGTCGCCCCCCTGGCCCGGGACGGACGCTTCTTCGGCTCGGTCTCGGTCAGCGGCAGCCATCTGGCGAGCCTGAACCAAGTGGCCGACGGCGACGCCGACGTGGCTGCGGTGGATTGCGTGACCTTCGCCCATCTCAGCCGCCACCGGGCAAGCCTGGTGGAAGGCGTGCGTGTCCTCGCCGTCACGGCAGCCACGCCCTGCCTCCCGCTGGTCACCGCGGCCGGCACCGACGACGAAACGCTGGCCGCCCTGCGGGCAGCGCTCCAGGCTGCTGCGGCGTCACCCGGCCTATTGGCAGTGCGCGCCGAACTGCTGCTCGACGGCTTCGACTTCCTGCCCGACCGGGCCTACCGGGCCGTCACCGGCTTGGCGGCCCAGGCCGCGGCGGTGGGGTATCCGGAGCTGGCGTGAGGGGGGCGGGTTTGCGAAGACCCTGTTTCGATATCGAAAATGGAATCGTCACTACCATGATCGTTATCGATGTCCGATCGAGAGTAGCAGCTTATGTCGGATTCGATCACGATCTCACGGGCGTTCCACCAGCCTGCCCTTCCACTCGTCGCGATGCGTTGGGCCACGGCCCAACCTACGGTTCGATGCAGGGCCGGTTCGATGCAGGGCGGAGG
This Skermanella mucosa DNA region includes the following protein-coding sequences:
- a CDS encoding dipeptide ABC transporter ATP-binding protein, coding for MTSSAPLLELDQVTISYRRRRDQVDAVRGVSLVIQPGEAYGLVGESGCGKSTLAMAVMRHLPKNGILSGGHVLFEGRDLFRLGEAELRRVRGGRIAMVYQNPGGALNPTLRIGEQVAEVFRLHAGMNRRNAAEAALGMLRRVRIADPERVAGLYPYQLSGGMQQRAVIAMALATDPALLVLDEPTTALDATVQADILDLFADLRGEMNAAILFISHNLAVVQQVCDRIGVMYAGELIEQGKVSEVFKRPRHPYTAALFDCIPDFGVRKRDRRLAGIAGGVPDLADLGTGCLYEPRCLISRQVCRVEHPDLLRAGTRHLSRCFFHGETPAPGSAARGRPEPVPEPIQGMPLLSLASVGRRFGRAHILKDIDLEIAPGETFGLVGESGSGKSTLAKVIAGLVPPSAGTVALAGERVAGQAGRRTRRQRRDVQMVFQTPDTTLNPRKRVASILGRAVRVLAGLGGRRKRDRSAALLGDVQLPAEMMGATPDRLSGGQRQRVAIARAFAGDPRLVILDEPTSALDVSVQASILNLLLDLQRESQAAYLFISHDLAVVRYLSDRIGVMYLGELVEVGPTERVFRPPFHPYTQALIEAVPRLGAAAPERAVSLDRPAPSPADRPEGCPFQTRCPRAYDKCRNEAPPWRDAGGGHMIRCWVALDALEASQVAGMSATRKPRRAGAPQASLPIGRRP
- a CDS encoding phosphate/phosphite/phosphonate ABC transporter substrate-binding protein, encoding MNPAGAGSQAAPIALAVRRASLPMYDLPELRDAHAALWNAVAGHMDEAGLDGVPGLLTFDGEPADLWQAPDLFLSQTCGLPLVTRLGGMVRVVATPRYRAPGCSGSRHRGFIVVGADSPVQRLVELRGSRCVINGWDSNTGMNMLRAAVAPLARDGRFFGSVSVSGSHLASLNQVADGDADVAAVDCVTFAHLSRHRASLVEGVRVLAVTAATPCLPLVTAAGTDDETLAALRAALQAAAASPGLLAVRAELLLDGFDFLPDRAYRAVTGLAAQAAAVGYPELA